The Salvelinus namaycush isolate Seneca chromosome 26, SaNama_1.0, whole genome shotgun sequence genomic sequence TGCTGTAGGTTTGAGTTATGTCTTCTGCCTTCAGAATTATCGGTACCCCAGGTCGTCTGATGCACGTTGTCATGGAGATGAACTTGAAGCTACAGAGCGTGGAGTACGTTGTGTTTGACGAGGCGGACAGGCTGTTTGAGATGGGCTTTGCTGACCAGCTCCAGGAGATCATCCGGAGGCTCCCAGACAACAGACAGACACTGCTGTTCTCTGCCACCCTGCCCAAACTACTGGTTGAGTTTGCTAGAGCCGGTAAGCCCACCCACAACCTCTGCCTTCTTTTGCAGCCTTTTCATAATGAGTTGTGTACGAGGCAAGATCAGTAGTGCTCTGACGGGTGTGTTTTTGTGCAGGATTGACGGAGCCAGTGCTGATTCGTCTGGACGTGGACTCCAAGCTGAGTGAGCTGCTGAAGGTAAAGCTAAAGCACTCGCTAAAACACACATTCAAAAAATGTGCACCCAGTTTGAATCCGACATGTGAAACCTGTGATTGATTCATTTAGGTCATATAAAAGTAGCATAACATTGTATTTTCTCCTCCCAGCTGTCGTTCTTCCACCTGAGGATGGATGATAAGCCGGCTCTGCTGCTCCACCTGCTGAGGAACGTGGCGAAGCCCCAGGAGCAGACGGTGGTATTTGTTGCCACCAAACACCATGTCGAGTACCTCAAAGAGGTGAGACCTTAGTGAATAAAAGGGTAAACTAATGGAATAAGGTTTGGTTGTCCTCGGCCTTGTACGTTTAAACACGTTTTGACTCTAACTCTGTGTGTTACCCTATGCCTAGCTGCTGTCCTCTGAGGGCGTGGAGTGTGCCTACATCTACAGTGCCCTGGACCAGACTGCCAGGAAGATCAACATTGGTAAATTTGTCCACCGCAAGGCCATGGTGTTGATTGTGACAGACGTGGCTGCTCgcggtatagacatccccctgcTGGACAACGTCATCAACTACAACTTCCCCTCCAAGGCCAAGCTCTTCCTGCACAGAGTCGGTGGGTAACGCAAACAGTTGACTGTTAATTGTGGTCAACATGATGTTTTAGGTTATCTTGACTTGTCATTTAAATACGTGGGACAGAAAGGCCAGTGACAACCATCTGAATCAATGAAATATAGTGTCTTCCTCAACATTGACTGTTGGCTCATCTCTGCCTTTTCAACCCCAGGTCGAGTGGCACGCGCAGGCCGCAGTGGAGCAGCCTATAGCCTTGTGTGTACAGATGAGATACCTTTTGTCTATGACCTCCATCTCTTCCTGGGGAGACCCCTTCAGCTGGCTACACCTGACCACCAACAAGGTACCAGCACTGGGCAACAACATGTCATACACAGTGTGAGGGAATGGAACCATTGCTAACCCATCCAGTTGTCTTGTCACACTTGTTTTCTATCATGGACACTCAATTAATTATCTTGCTTACTCACATatttctctctgtcccttcctctATCTCCTGCTTAATTTCCCTCCCTCCAGAGTCAGACGGTGTGTTTGGTCGTGTTCCCCAGAGCATTCTGGATGATGAGGAATCCCAGCTGATCACGGCCCATGAGAACTCTCATGACCTGCAGAACCTGCGCCGCATAGCGGACAACGCCTACAAGCAGTACATCAAGTCCCGGCCCATGCCCTCACCAGAATCCTTTAAACGGGTCAAGAACACAGAGCTCCCCAGCATGGCTGTCCACCCACTGTTAGGTCAGTAGGATGACTGACCTGTGAACAGAATGGTCTTTCCAGTGCGCTGCAGATGGTCCATAAAGTTGTGATATTAATAAATGAAGTTTCTGTCTCAGTGGATCCTCATCAGATTTAGGGTTCTCGTGAAAATCCCACACAGATGCTTCCTTAATGTTGCTAAGATATTAACCCACATTTCCCTTCAGGGTCAGGCTTGGAGAAAATGGAACTGGAGCGCCTTCAAATGGTGGACTGCATTACGGGCTACAAGGCTAGAGCTGTGAGTTGGGATTTAAAATGCATATTGGAAACTATTATCTGTAATGAATGAATAACCGTTAGTCATACTGTATTAAACAACCATGGCACTTTTCCTCCAGACGATCTTTGAGATCAACTCAAACAGCAAGACCAACGCCAGCGTGGTGATGCGAGCCAAGCGTTCCAGGGACATGCGGCTGGTGGATATGTTCACACAGAAGAAGGAGCTTCTGGCTGCAGAGGGCAGGTATCACGTTCCTGTCACTCCCCTGCCCTCCACTCACCACACAGCAGACCAGGAGGACAGTGAAGAGGAGGACTTTCAGGTTAGCACTACTGAGTATCCATCTAGCATGTACGTGTTCCATTGCTAATCAACAGTGGCGCATAGCACCACCACAGACAAAGTAGTATCATATGACTAGACCGGATGTTTCCCATGCTGTACTTCTGTCATTTGTCCACCAGGGTGTGTTCTCTGAGGTGgtgggggggaagaggaggaagccACAGGTGGATGGCGATACGGAGAGGCCAGACAGCAAGAAGACCAAACAGACTGGCCGCGATGAGGAGAACTACATCCCCTACAGACCCAAGGACTTCAACTCTGAGAGAGGGTATGGGAAAAGCTGACTACACAGTCCACTCCACTTTACCGGCTTTAAACACAAGACCAAAATAGTCATTCTGTGAGTGTGGGCTTATAGTACAACAGAGCCATAGTGATATGACTCAGTGTTTGCTGTTTGCAGACTCAGCCTGGGAACAGAGGGCACAACGTTTGACCAGCAGGCTTCTACTGCTGTACTGGACCTGATGGGAGACGAAGGAGAGCGACTCAACCAGCACAAACACATGATGAAGTGGTAAGAGGGAACACCgctgcgcgcgcacacacacacacacacccctatcgACCTCACGTGACGACTCCATCATCTCTCTGCAGGGATCGCAAGAGAAAGCGCTTCGTCAAAGAAACGGGGAAGGAGGCAGACCACAAGAAGCAGAAGAGGACGGAGAGCGGACAGATGATCAacaacaagaacaagaagaacttGTATCTTTGTCATCTCAGACTGATCTTTACTGATGAAAGCTGTTAATAAGGTCTCGGAGGGGAATACCAACGCCCTCAGCTTATTGTGCATAAGTCCTCACTCTTAATTGTACCACTGCAATGTTATTAGGATGTTCCATCTCCTTGACCCTGTGTGTCTTAGCTATGAGGAGTGGAAGAAGAAGTACAAGGTGGACGACGGAGGGGGTGGAGATTCGGATGGAGAGACCGGAGGCAGaggaaggaggggtggaggaggaggtaggaGTGCAATTCATCAGAGGGCTGTAGCTAGAGTTTGGATCATTTGTTTGTGACGGGTCTGAAGAGTGACTAATGTCTCTTAAGTAAAGCTGCCATTCTTCAAGCTCCAGTCTACGGGCTCTACTACCTAAGATCTATTCCGAAACACTCACAGCAATATCCAGTCTGATGTATTTTGTCCATGTTACTTGCAATCAGCATGTTAAAATAATGATGAACATTTGAAATGTTGCATAGGCCCTTCTCTTCCCTAaccctgtctcactccctctctctcttccaggcCGAGGCAGGCCTGGCCGGGGCCGAGGTGGCCCATCCAGGGGCCCCAACTCCCAGCCCCTGGGGCCCCCTGGGCAGCAGAGGGATGGTGGCTCCCGGGGCCCGCGCTCGGAGCTGAAGAGCCGGGACCAGATCCTGAAGCAGCGCaggaagacagagaaacagaggttCCTGCAGAGTGGAGGCTTGAAGAAGCTCCGGGGCAAGGGCAAGCAGCGCCTCAACGACCAGAAGAAATCTGGCTTTGGCCGTGGGGTCCACAAGAAGGGCAAGATGAAGAAGAGACTGTGAGAGAGGGGGCGAGGAGTAGATGAGGTGTGGAGGCTGTAGTGAGATATGGAAGGACTGGCAGAGAGGTGACAACGGGTGGAGGCTTTTTTTTTACCTCCATTAGAGGGTTATGGATAAACTCCAATGGTGGATCTCAATAGCCTAAAGTTGCTTTCCTCTCATGACTCTTCTCCATTTGTACTGGTCGGTCAGTGCAGatgtagaaagagagaaaagCAGAGGAAGCCATTTTAGACTTGAGATGCACCCTAACCCAAAGGGTTCTTGCAGAGCTCCGTGTATGACActgcagtgtggtgccaagatGAGATCCCCTTCCGTGTCCACATATTTTATGTGCCTCTAGCCTTAATGCAGAGATTGTGCATGACGGGGCTAGAGCAAGTGAAACCTGTATTTTACAGATATATTTGCTTCATAACCTATCCAGATGGATTGCTCTCTTAATAtgatatttgtatttgtttatgcATATTAATTCAGAGCTAATACAAATGTGATTGTTATCATATGTGACTGTGTCATTCTTTCATTAGAAAGTCCTAGGAGGAACAGCAAAACCCATGACAGTAGATAATACAAAGCTGCCCAGTGAGTCGAACATTGTCGACCACAGTGTGCAAGAGTAACCTTCTGACATTCTTCACCACAAGGGGGCGGTAAAGCCTAGAGAGAAGTCTGCCAGCGGAACAACGGGTCACTACAAACATGTTGTCATTTCAGAGATCTGTATTCATTTGACCCAGCTGACAGCAGAGCAACCGGAGGGTGTTGAGAGATTTGACTCCGGGCCAAGAGTGTGGTGGAGATTGAGGTTCATTAGAATAGGGAGAATTAAGGGAACGTTTCTGTCAGCAAAGAGCCCCAAACCAAAGTCTCGCCTCTCTAAATTGCCTCCCATCGCTCAGCAATAAGATAACTGTATTATTCTACATACTAAACAGGACATATTTGGGAAAGGTCTTTGTAACAGAAGGAAAAGTAATGTACATGATCAAAACTCTTCAAAACAGGGTTTTGGCTCAGATTTTCAATAGCCTAAAGTTGTTTAAAATGTTAACATTTCATTAATATTAAATATTTATAGAGTAATGTTAACTAAAGATATGTGTGAATATAATACTTTGACTACAtatttgttttaaaaaaaatcattttttatgAACTCTTAACTATACAAAAAAGTACTAATTTTATAAATTTAACATACTAAAACCTACATTAGATAAATAAGTATGTTTTTGACAAATTGAAGTGTTTATCAATCTGTTTTTGTTATAGCCAACACTGAACTTTGCATTCATTTACAGTGCcctgggaaagtattcagaccccttgactttttccacattttgttacgttacagccttattctaaaatggattaaataaagcAT encodes the following:
- the ddx54 gene encoding ATP-dependent RNA helicase DDX54; the encoded protein is MAQRKKKLTKKKRQTGHREPDESDGGDFEVAAKIKDDDSPGRKLPRFPGASSECLSDVEPDTRELVRAQNKKKKKSGGFQSMGLSYPVFKGVMKKGYKVPTPIQRKTIPVILDGKDMVAMARTGSGKTAAFLVPMFEKLKVPQAQTGARALILTPTRELALQTMKFTKELGKFTGLKTALILGGDRMDDQFAALHENPDIIIGTPGRLMHVVMEMNLKLQSVEYVVFDEADRLFEMGFADQLQEIIRRLPDNRQTLLFSATLPKLLVEFARAGLTEPVLIRLDVDSKLSELLKLSFFHLRMDDKPALLLHLLRNVAKPQEQTVVFVATKHHVEYLKELLSSEGVECAYIYSALDQTARKINIGKFVHRKAMVLIVTDVAARGIDIPLLDNVINYNFPSKAKLFLHRVGRVARAGRSGAAYSLVCTDEIPFVYDLHLFLGRPLQLATPDHQQESDGVFGRVPQSILDDEESQLITAHENSHDLQNLRRIADNAYKQYIKSRPMPSPESFKRVKNTELPSMAVHPLLGSGLEKMELERLQMVDCITGYKARATIFEINSNSKTNASVVMRAKRSRDMRLVDMFTQKKELLAAEGRYHVPVTPLPSTHHTADQEDSEEEDFQGVFSEVVGGKRRKPQVDGDTERPDSKKTKQTGRDEENYIPYRPKDFNSERGLSLGTEGTTFDQQASTAVLDLMGDEGERLNQHKHMMKWDRKRKRFVKETGKEADHKKQKRTESGQMINNKNKKNFYEEWKKKYKVDDGGGGDSDGETGGRGRRGGGGGRGRPGRGRGGPSRGPNSQPLGPPGQQRDGGSRGPRSELKSRDQILKQRRKTEKQRFLQSGGLKKLRGKGKQRLNDQKKSGFGRGVHKKGKMKKRL